The Chryseolinea soli genome contains a region encoding:
- a CDS encoding LiaF transmembrane domain-containing protein, producing METEEDKKVTDNRPEWGGHRSGRIFGGIVVMVVGGLLLARQVGADIPEWIFTWPSLLIVLGLYVGARHSFKSFGWLIPIAIGAFLLSREHIDLDVWRFFWPTVIILIGIGIMFKPRRRFRHQRWNEERWKRKWERQYNYYHEGKPVEGDTIDSVSIFGGTKKNVISKDFKGGESVCMFGGLELNMSQADINGRVNLEVVQVFGGTKLVVPPHWKIQADELVTVFGSIEDKRHIQPGMVYDETKVLVLEGTCVFGGIEIRSF from the coding sequence ATGGAAACTGAAGAAGATAAAAAAGTTACAGACAACCGCCCCGAGTGGGGAGGTCACCGTTCGGGCCGGATTTTCGGTGGCATCGTGGTGATGGTTGTCGGTGGTTTGTTACTGGCCCGCCAGGTCGGTGCCGATATTCCTGAATGGATCTTTACCTGGCCCTCGCTCCTGATCGTCCTGGGCTTGTATGTAGGCGCCCGTCATTCGTTCAAAAGCTTTGGCTGGCTCATTCCGATCGCTATCGGTGCATTCCTGCTCAGCCGCGAGCATATCGACCTTGATGTGTGGCGATTTTTCTGGCCCACCGTGATCATCCTGATCGGTATCGGCATCATGTTCAAGCCCCGCCGTCGCTTCCGCCACCAACGGTGGAACGAGGAGCGTTGGAAAAGAAAGTGGGAACGTCAATATAACTACTACCACGAAGGCAAGCCCGTAGAAGGCGACACCATCGATTCAGTATCCATCTTCGGTGGAACAAAAAAAAACGTGATCAGCAAGGACTTTAAAGGCGGCGAAAGCGTGTGCATGTTCGGCGGCCTGGAACTCAACATGAGTCAAGCCGACATCAACGGCCGCGTGAACCTGGAAGTGGTGCAAGTCTTTGGCGGCACCAAACTGGTGGTACCCCCGCACTGGAAGATCCAAGCCGACGAACTGGTGACCGTGTTCGGCTCTATAGAAGATAAGCGTCATATCCAGCCCGGCATGGTCTATGACGAAACCAAGGTCCTGGTCCTGGAAGGCACGTGTGTGTTCGGTGGTATTGAGATCAGGAGTTTTTAA
- a CDS encoding low molecular weight protein-tyrosine-phosphatase: MNKVKVLFVCLGNICRSPLAEAIFKDKVRRRNLDQHFLVESCGTANYHIGDTPDPRTIANAKKNGIAIDHLGRQFTSKDFLDFDHIFVMDSSNHQNVLRLLQDPAHRDKVAMMRNFDPTAPGEDVPDPYYGTERQFQEVFEILDRSTENLLTHLEKNLPA, encoded by the coding sequence ATGAATAAAGTAAAAGTACTTTTTGTTTGCCTGGGCAATATTTGCCGCTCGCCCCTGGCGGAAGCCATTTTCAAGGATAAGGTCCGCCGCCGGAACCTGGATCAGCATTTCCTGGTGGAATCGTGTGGCACGGCCAACTATCACATTGGCGATACGCCCGATCCCCGCACCATCGCCAACGCCAAAAAGAACGGCATTGCCATCGACCACCTGGGCCGGCAGTTCACCTCCAAAGACTTCCTGGATTTTGATCACATCTTCGTGATGGACAGCAGCAACCATCAAAATGTGCTGCGCCTCTTGCAGGACCCGGCCCATCGCGACAAGGTGGCGATGATGCGCAACTTTGACCCTACTGCTCCGGGCGAGGATGTGCCGGACCCGTACTACGGGACCGAACGGCAGTTCCAGGAAGTATTCGAGATCCTGGACCGCTCCACCGAAAACCTGCTGACGCACCTGGAGAAAAACCTGCCGGCCTAG
- a CDS encoding 3-deoxy-D-manno-octulosonic acid transferase has product MIILYNLVLLVMRAGYNIAALFHNKARAFVTGRKDVFTKLGDYFRQNHAKVVWVHCASLGEFEQGRPLIESIKKEYPQTKILLTFFSPSGYEVRKNYDQADFIGYLPWDSAANAERFISIVKPTLAVFVKYEFWHHYAKALKQHQIPLLSVSSIFREEQMFFKPYGGFYRGILKNFSYFFVQNETSLHLLKSIGIDACAVAGDTRFDRVYAIVKQGGEIPVARQFKSDQKTFVVGSCWPEDFEVLTPLINENRIKFIIAPHEITETFMAAMESSLQVKSVRFSQAAGKPLEDYQVLIIDNIGMLSRLYRYGEFAFIGGAYGKGLHNILEAACYGVPIFFGNKDYEKYQEAVDLINRGGAFEVRDYTDLKAKYEMLNSPETFLLACEVTRLYVEENLGATEKIMHYCRTLLA; this is encoded by the coding sequence ATGATCATACTGTATAATCTCGTCCTTTTAGTGATGCGCGCCGGCTATAACATAGCCGCCCTTTTTCATAACAAAGCCCGGGCATTTGTAACCGGAAGAAAAGACGTCTTTACCAAACTCGGCGACTACTTTCGTCAAAACCACGCCAAGGTGGTTTGGGTGCACTGTGCATCGCTGGGCGAATTCGAGCAGGGCCGGCCTCTCATCGAGTCGATAAAAAAAGAATATCCGCAAACAAAAATATTGCTCACCTTCTTTTCACCATCGGGCTATGAGGTGCGCAAGAATTATGACCAGGCCGACTTTATCGGTTATCTGCCCTGGGATTCGGCCGCAAACGCGGAGCGATTCATTTCCATCGTAAAGCCAACGCTGGCCGTATTTGTAAAGTATGAATTCTGGCATCATTATGCCAAGGCGTTGAAACAACACCAGATTCCGCTGCTATCCGTATCGTCGATCTTTCGCGAAGAACAAATGTTCTTTAAGCCTTACGGCGGATTTTATCGCGGCATCTTAAAGAACTTCTCTTACTTCTTTGTACAAAACGAAACGTCGTTGCACTTGCTGAAATCCATTGGTATTGATGCCTGCGCGGTGGCGGGCGACACGCGGTTCGACCGGGTCTATGCCATCGTGAAGCAAGGCGGTGAAATTCCGGTCGCCCGGCAGTTCAAAAGCGATCAGAAAACCTTCGTGGTGGGAAGTTGCTGGCCGGAAGATTTCGAAGTGCTCACACCCCTCATCAATGAAAACCGGATCAAGTTCATCATCGCCCCGCACGAGATCACCGAAACCTTTATGGCGGCGATGGAAAGCTCCTTACAGGTGAAGTCCGTTCGTTTTTCGCAAGCGGCCGGTAAGCCGTTGGAAGACTATCAGGTGCTCATCATCGACAACATCGGCATGCTTTCGCGATTGTATCGCTATGGAGAATTCGCCTTTATTGGTGGTGCCTACGGCAAGGGACTGCACAACATCCTGGAGGCCGCCTGCTACGGTGTGCCCATCTTCTTTGGGAACAAAGACTATGAGAAATACCAGGAGGCCGTGGACCTGATCAACCGCGGTGGTGCGTTCGAAGTACGCGACTATACGGACCTGAAAGCCAAATACGAGATGCTGAACTCGCCTGAGACTTTTTTGCTGGCGTGTGAGGTGACGCGGCTCTACGTGGAAGAAAACCTGGGCGCTACGGAAAAGATCATGCACTATTGCCGAACTTTACTGGCATGA
- a CDS encoding LytR/AlgR family response regulator transcription factor, translated as MMNVILIDDEPLARSIVAEYLRDFTDLAVVQECNDGFEGVKAIAQHKPDLIFLDIQMPKINGFEMLELIEQPPAVIFTTAFDEYAIKAFEAHAIDYLLKPFSKDRFAKAVQKWLAHHQTSGTKSATNALIHEEVRQPEERNRIVVKEGSNIRIIPVHEIVYLEAYDDYVKIFTAKEMLLKKKTMSFYEQSLDTDQFVRVHRSYIVAVSQITRIEPLEKDTHLALLKNGAKIPLSKTGYVKLKTVLGL; from the coding sequence ATGATGAACGTTATACTGATCGACGACGAACCGCTCGCCCGCAGCATCGTGGCCGAATACCTTCGCGATTTCACCGACCTCGCCGTAGTGCAGGAATGCAACGACGGCTTCGAGGGCGTGAAGGCCATCGCCCAGCACAAGCCCGACCTCATCTTTCTCGACATCCAGATGCCCAAGATCAACGGCTTCGAAATGCTGGAACTGATCGAACAACCCCCGGCCGTGATCTTCACCACGGCCTTCGACGAATATGCCATCAAAGCCTTCGAGGCCCACGCCATCGATTATTTGCTGAAACCCTTTAGCAAAGACCGATTTGCAAAAGCCGTTCAAAAGTGGCTGGCTCACCATCAAACATCCGGCACCAAATCAGCCACCAACGCCCTTATTCACGAGGAAGTGCGTCAGCCCGAGGAACGCAATCGCATCGTGGTGAAAGAAGGAAGCAACATCCGCATCATTCCCGTGCACGAGATCGTGTACCTGGAGGCGTATGATGATTATGTGAAAATTTTTACGGCCAAGGAGATGCTGTTGAAGAAGAAGACGATGAGTTTTTATGAGCAGAGTTTGGATACCGATCAGTTCGTGCGGGTGCATCGGTCGTATATTGTTGCCGTCTCACAGATCACGCGGATCGAGCCGTTGGAAAAGGATACGCATTTGGCGTTGTTGAAGAATGGGGCGAAGATTCCGCTGAGTAAGACGGGGTATGTGAAGTTGAAGACGGTGTTGGGACTTTAG
- a CDS encoding DUF6588 family protein produces MKLIARKSFLLVLSISVSVSLYAQSETDIGDYLKAGPEDAGKLMGAYLSPMITAASYGFNGGWFTTAKAHKTLGFDLGVSVNGVFIPSSNNYFRPSELGLKTTTLVSPTSGNAPTLVGPKDATTYASTYGGQSVTFSGPKGLDFKDNFKISGALAPTVQLGIGIVKSTDLKIRWMPEVSAGDTKVKYLGFGVLHDIKQHIPGIKHLPFDLSVMVGYTNLKGKTNIAGYVASGDATKPQELHYNMNAWLMQALISKKIAMVTFYGGLGYNAVKTTADVKGSYAFVPVTPVTPASVDPVAMSFKNNSFRATAGMRLNLGPIYLSGDYTLQKFSTVSVGLGVTVR; encoded by the coding sequence ATGAAGTTAATTGCACGCAAGAGCTTTCTTCTCGTACTGTCCATAAGCGTTTCTGTTTCCCTCTATGCCCAAAGCGAAACCGATATCGGCGACTATCTGAAGGCCGGCCCCGAAGATGCGGGCAAGCTCATGGGTGCCTATCTCTCGCCCATGATCACGGCTGCCTCCTATGGCTTCAACGGCGGCTGGTTCACCACTGCCAAAGCACACAAAACCTTGGGCTTCGACTTGGGGGTTTCGGTGAATGGCGTGTTCATTCCCTCTTCCAACAACTACTTCCGGCCCTCCGAGCTGGGACTAAAAACCACGACCCTCGTCTCTCCCACCAGCGGCAACGCCCCGACCCTGGTAGGTCCCAAAGATGCCACGACCTATGCCTCGACCTACGGAGGACAATCCGTCACCTTCAGTGGTCCCAAAGGCTTGGACTTCAAAGATAATTTCAAGATCAGCGGCGCCCTGGCCCCCACCGTTCAATTGGGTATCGGCATCGTGAAGAGCACCGACCTGAAGATCCGGTGGATGCCGGAAGTGAGTGCCGGCGACACCAAAGTGAAATACCTCGGCTTCGGCGTGTTGCACGACATCAAACAACACATCCCCGGGATCAAACATCTCCCCTTTGACCTTTCGGTGATGGTGGGCTACACCAACCTCAAAGGCAAAACCAACATTGCCGGCTATGTGGCTTCGGGCGATGCCACCAAACCACAGGAGCTGCACTACAACATGAACGCCTGGCTGATGCAAGCCTTGATCTCGAAGAAGATCGCGATGGTTACTTTTTATGGTGGATTGGGCTACAACGCCGTGAAGACCACGGCCGATGTGAAAGGCTCCTATGCATTCGTCCCCGTCACCCCGGTTACCCCGGCCAGTGTAGACCCGGTGGCCATGAGTTTCAAGAACAACAGCTTCCGCGCCACGGCCGGCATGCGTCTGAATCTTGGTCCCATCTATCTCTCGGGCGACTATACCTTGCAAAAGTTTAGCACCGTTTCGGTAGGGCTAGGCGTCACGGTTCGCTAA
- a CDS encoding DUF4288 domain-containing protein, producing MNWYITKIVFNISAEQSSKAQFDEQLRLVAAETKEEAFLKARMIGLHEEDTFYNDNMKKVKWEFINVSEVICLKNLEDGTEVYSRIHEMEEGAPYINFIHQKAIALRLNAMPLF from the coding sequence ATGAACTGGTACATCACAAAAATCGTCTTCAACATTTCAGCCGAACAAAGCTCGAAAGCACAGTTCGACGAACAACTCCGGCTGGTAGCCGCCGAAACCAAAGAAGAAGCCTTCCTCAAAGCCCGCATGATCGGCCTGCACGAGGAAGACACCTTCTACAACGACAACATGAAAAAGGTGAAGTGGGAATTCATCAATGTGTCGGAAGTTATCTGCCTGAAGAACCTCGAAGATGGCACGGAAGTATATTCCCGCATCCACGAGATGGAAGAAGGCGCTCCGTACATTAACTTTATCCACCAAAAGGCCATCGCGCTCCGTTTGAACGCGATGCCTTTATTCTAA
- a CDS encoding sensor histidine kinase translates to MHVTVSVKKVFMVVSTWWSMLALFETYALVSTFGFAWNVALADAVNFNLLVATAGFIMFNSLKFYQAGPKTAIYLVIWSIALASLCAVLHRYLMSSYFFHDNIPYQEYLAGSHVIRGLFAWLMIALIGMQSWIWFYMQEQSANEKREQETLKFSREAELASLRQQLQPHFLFNSLNSISALAGSKPEQARLMIQQLSDFLRGTIKKDDLQFVTLDEELNHLQLYLEIEKVRFGHRLKTEIVRDEETAGLTLPSLLLQPVVENAIKFGLYDTVGEITIRIEAQAADKQLVITVENPFDPETSRPRQGTGFGLNSVQRRLYLLYARQDLLSTKMTGPLFKTEIKIPQPA, encoded by the coding sequence ATGCACGTTACTGTATCTGTAAAAAAAGTATTCATGGTCGTGTCCACCTGGTGGAGCATGCTGGCCTTGTTCGAGACCTACGCTTTGGTCAGTACCTTCGGCTTTGCATGGAACGTGGCCTTGGCAGATGCAGTGAATTTCAACTTATTGGTAGCCACAGCGGGCTTCATCATGTTCAACTCGCTGAAATTTTACCAGGCCGGTCCCAAAACGGCGATCTATCTCGTCATCTGGAGCATTGCCCTGGCCAGCCTCTGTGCTGTTTTGCATCGCTACCTGATGTCCTCCTACTTTTTTCACGACAACATCCCTTACCAGGAATACCTCGCCGGATCGCACGTGATCCGCGGATTGTTTGCCTGGCTCATGATCGCCCTCATCGGCATGCAGAGCTGGATCTGGTTTTATATGCAGGAACAAAGCGCCAACGAAAAGCGCGAACAGGAAACCCTGAAATTTTCGCGTGAAGCAGAGCTCGCCTCCTTACGGCAACAGCTTCAACCCCACTTCTTATTCAACAGCCTCAATTCCATCAGCGCCCTGGCCGGCTCCAAACCCGAACAAGCCCGCCTGATGATCCAACAACTGAGTGACTTTCTGCGCGGCACGATCAAAAAAGACGACCTGCAGTTTGTCACCCTCGACGAAGAACTCAACCATTTACAACTATATCTGGAGATCGAAAAAGTGCGCTTCGGTCACCGCCTCAAAACCGAGATCGTCCGCGACGAAGAAACCGCCGGCCTCACCCTGCCCTCGTTGCTGTTGCAGCCCGTGGTGGAAAACGCCATTAAATTCGGTTTGTACGACACCGTGGGCGAGATCACCATCCGCATCGAGGCCCAAGCGGCCGATAAACAACTGGTGATCACGGTAGAAAACCCCTTCGACCCCGAAACCTCGCGCCCGCGACAGGGCACCGGCTTCGGGCTCAACTCCGTGCAACGGAGGCTCTACCTGCTCTATGCGCGCCAGGACCTCTTGTCTACAAAAATGACAGGCCCTTTATTCAAAACCGAAATCAAAATTCCTCAACCCGCATGA
- a CDS encoding enoyl-CoA hydratase-related protein: MEFIIVTEQYAPAVALIQLNRPKELNALNRQLMEEVRDALKLLDANANVRTIIITGNEQAFAAGADIKQMADMSAIDMLLIDQFSTWDQIRKTKKPVIAAVSGFALGGGCEFAMTCDMIVASETATFGQPEIKIGTLPGAGGTQRLTRAVGKAKAMELILTGRFMPAEEALAHGLINKIVPVEMYLKEAVALAQEIARMSPVAVQLAKEAVNRSFETLLDEGLAFERKNFYLSFASADQKEGMKAFIEKRKPNYTGK, translated from the coding sequence ATGGAATTCATTATCGTCACCGAGCAATACGCTCCCGCCGTCGCCCTCATTCAACTCAATCGTCCCAAAGAACTCAACGCCCTCAACCGCCAGCTCATGGAAGAAGTGCGCGATGCGTTGAAGTTGTTGGATGCCAACGCGAACGTGAGAACCATCATCATCACGGGCAACGAACAGGCCTTCGCGGCCGGCGCCGACATCAAACAAATGGCCGATATGTCGGCCATCGATATGTTGCTGATCGACCAGTTTAGTACGTGGGACCAGATCCGGAAAACGAAGAAGCCGGTCATCGCCGCAGTGTCTGGCTTTGCCCTGGGGGGAGGATGTGAATTTGCCATGACTTGCGACATGATCGTCGCTTCCGAAACGGCCACCTTTGGCCAGCCCGAGATCAAGATCGGCACGCTGCCCGGAGCAGGTGGCACGCAACGCCTCACGCGGGCAGTAGGCAAAGCCAAAGCCATGGAGTTGATTTTGACCGGGCGCTTTATGCCGGCAGAAGAAGCACTGGCCCACGGGCTGATCAACAAGATCGTCCCGGTTGAAATGTATTTAAAAGAAGCGGTGGCATTGGCCCAGGAAATTGCCCGCATGTCGCCGGTGGCCGTGCAGTTGGCGAAAGAAGCCGTGAACCGTTCGTTCGAAACGTTGCTGGATGAAGGCCTGGCGTTCGAACGCAAGAACTTCTACTTGTCGTTTGCCTCTGCCGACCAAAAAGAGGGCATGAAGGCGTTCATCGAAAAACGGAAACCGAACTACACAGGAAAATAA
- a CDS encoding DUF4202 domain-containing protein: MTNEERFTKVIAMFDDYNQKDPHLESWQGQQIPKELLYAQRMSERLKSYLPDAPEYLVLAARCQHIGRWEIPRNTYAMDRKGYLQWRNQLKVHHSNIADRIMRSYGYDDETIQKVKSLLAKEQLFHHRPDIQALEDVICLVFIEFYLEEFATKHDDVKLVEILRKTLRKMSAKAIEAAGKIPVSERVAALIGQAVANSL, translated from the coding sequence ATGACCAACGAGGAACGCTTTACGAAAGTTATCGCCATGTTCGATGACTACAATCAGAAGGACCCTCATCTGGAATCGTGGCAGGGGCAGCAGATTCCGAAGGAACTGTTGTATGCCCAACGCATGAGCGAACGGTTGAAAAGCTATCTGCCCGATGCGCCCGAATACCTGGTGCTGGCCGCCCGCTGCCAACACATCGGGCGGTGGGAGATCCCACGGAACACCTATGCGATGGATCGGAAGGGCTACCTCCAATGGCGCAACCAACTCAAAGTGCACCACAGCAACATCGCCGACCGCATCATGCGCAGCTATGGCTATGACGACGAGACCATCCAAAAGGTGAAGTCATTGCTCGCGAAAGAACAACTTTTCCACCACCGCCCCGACATCCAGGCTTTGGAGGACGTGATCTGTCTCGTCTTTATTGAATTTTACCTCGAAGAATTTGCCACCAAACACGACGACGTGAAACTGGTGGAGATCTTGCGAAAGACGCTGCGCAAAATGTCGGCAAAAGCCATCGAAGCCGCGGGGAAGATCCCGGTTTCCGAACGGGTGGCCGCCCTCATCGGGCAGGCCGTAGCCAACAGCCTCTAG
- a CDS encoding TCR/Tet family MFS transporter: MSSKRPALGFIFATLLIDIIGLGIIIPVMPQLIDELSGSTNSEAAAISGWLYLAYASMQFLCAPIVGGLSDRYGRRPVLLASLFGFGVDYTFLAFAPTIGWLFIGRIVAGMMGASFTTAGAYIADVSPPEKRAQNFGIIGAAFGLGFIIGPMLGGALAVFGSRMPFMVAAGLSMANWLYGFFILPESLKPENRRKFEWSRANPVSSLLNLRRYPVILGLVASLVLVYISSHAVQSNWSFYAIEKFKWGPGMIGISLAVVGLVFAVVQGGLIRIIIPKLGQARSVYVGLGFNALGFVLFALATQSWMMFAFTVVYCMGGIAGPALQGIISTQVPANEQGELQGALTSLMSATACIGPVLMSNTFAYFTNSHAPIYLPGAPMLLGAVLTITATLMARASLKKNMPHQPPTPKPDPTSHSLPDDSSILTPGS; the protein is encoded by the coding sequence ATGTCCAGTAAACGCCCCGCCCTAGGATTCATTTTTGCCACGCTGCTGATCGATATTATCGGTCTGGGGATCATCATCCCGGTGATGCCCCAATTGATCGATGAACTTTCGGGCAGCACCAACAGCGAGGCGGCTGCCATCAGTGGTTGGCTCTATCTCGCTTATGCCTCCATGCAATTTTTGTGTGCCCCGATCGTCGGCGGATTGAGCGACCGGTATGGCCGCAGGCCCGTGTTGCTGGCCTCGTTGTTCGGGTTCGGGGTGGACTATACTTTTCTAGCGTTCGCACCGACCATCGGCTGGCTTTTTATTGGAAGAATTGTGGCGGGCATGATGGGAGCAAGTTTCACGACAGCGGGAGCCTACATTGCCGACGTGAGCCCTCCGGAAAAACGCGCTCAGAATTTTGGCATCATCGGGGCAGCTTTTGGATTGGGATTTATCATCGGCCCCATGCTCGGTGGGGCGCTCGCCGTGTTTGGTTCCCGTATGCCGTTCATGGTTGCCGCAGGCCTCTCCATGGCGAATTGGCTGTATGGCTTTTTTATTTTGCCAGAGTCTTTAAAGCCCGAAAACCGGAGAAAGTTCGAATGGTCGCGGGCCAACCCGGTAAGTTCGCTATTGAATTTGAGACGTTACCCCGTCATCCTCGGATTGGTGGCTTCGCTGGTCCTCGTCTATATTTCCTCTCACGCCGTGCAAAGTAATTGGTCTTTTTATGCCATCGAAAAATTTAAATGGGGCCCTGGAATGATCGGCATTTCGTTAGCCGTTGTGGGGCTTGTATTCGCTGTTGTGCAGGGAGGACTTATTCGCATCATCATCCCCAAGCTGGGGCAAGCCCGCAGCGTTTACGTCGGTCTGGGATTCAACGCGCTGGGCTTTGTGCTCTTTGCCCTTGCCACGCAAAGCTGGATGATGTTCGCCTTCACCGTCGTGTATTGTATGGGAGGCATTGCAGGTCCCGCGCTGCAGGGCATTATATCCACGCAAGTTCCCGCCAATGAACAAGGCGAACTGCAAGGCGCCTTAACAAGTCTCATGAGTGCCACCGCCTGCATCGGTCCGGTATTGATGTCAAACACATTCGCCTATTTCACCAACAGCCACGCCCCCATCTACTTACCCGGAGCACCCATGCTACTCGGAGCAGTATTAACTATCACCGCAACCCTGATGGCACGCGCCTCCCTCAAAAAAAACATGCCCCACCAACCCCCAACCCCCAAACCCGACCCCACCTCACACTCCCTACCCGACGACTCCTCCATCCTAACCCCCGGCTCCTAA